Proteins found in one Anopheles aquasalis chromosome 3, idAnoAquaMG_Q_19, whole genome shotgun sequence genomic segment:
- the LOC126576824 gene encoding uncharacterized protein LOC126576824 — MNYAYLLLLAVTLGLVGQCWANGGIENHPWYGVHAVTYPDHSGPCPCDTKDRVGIHPSVASVCEASESSESKEDPGSVSVPVHYGKAARTKELGCKLGLLPVSVCVSLPPNTPLKLSKHVVQRMVYSLMKDSEHKGYESPKKPCGKPKKPCSTPKHSHSAEETYKKPCEHKQPCSCSVETYDPPKKHFSYGASAEVRHVPKNAPKSYSYHGSAEAVYGHKKPCEHKQPCSCSAESYEQPKKSYSYPATSSGESHVAKSYAHSKPSHGYPATASAEYNKPCEHKKPCSCSAESYEKPGYGYTKKPVSASGETGGYPKPLKSVYGVHGQSSAESADYGTKKEGHGFTYNVASSVESYGPPKHAYKPPQKVPYHPTQKPEVPCYKSTTPAPHPTGYIKACPTAHPVPCTATHAPPPPPPSYHPYTESPRYPSHQTSPPCKYAHPVYNHKDNAPTYPTTSVQQKYHYNNNHGY, encoded by the coding sequence ATGAACTACGCTTACCTCCTGTTGCTGGCGGTCACACTAGGCCTAGTCGGGCAATGTTGGGCAAACGGTGGCATCGAGAATCATCCTTGGTACGGTGTGCACGCTGTGACATACCCGGACCATTCGGGACCCTGTCCCTGTGACACGAAAGATCGCGTTGGAATACATCCGTCCGTTGCGAGTGTCTGCGAAGCGAGTGAATCGAGTGAAAGCAAAGAAGATCCGGGATCGGTATCGGTGCCAGTGCACTACGGCAAAGCGGCACGCACGAAGGAGCTCGGATGCAAGCTGGGCCTTCTAcccgtttccgtttgcgtGTCACTCCCACCGAATACCCCGCTGAAGCTGTCGAAGCACGTGGTCCAGCGCATGGTGTACTCGCTGATGAAGGATTCAGAGCACAAGGGATACGAATCGCCGAAGAAGCCTTGCGGAAAGCCGAAGAAGCCATGCAGCACCCCAAAGCACTCGCATTCGGCCGAAGAGACGTACAAAAAGCCGTGCGAACACAAGCAACCGTGCAGTTGCTCCGTGGAGACTTACGATCCTCCGAAGAAACATTTCTCGTACGGTGCCTCGGCTGAGGTTCGTCATGTGCCGAAGAACGCGCCTAAATCCTACTCCTACCACGGTTCAGCTGAGGCCGTCTATGGACACAAGAAGCCTTGTGAACATAAGCAACCGTGCAGCTGTTCGGCAGAGTCTTACGAGCAGCCGAAAAAGTCCTACAGCTACCCAGCTACATCGTCCGGTGAATCGCACGTCGCAAAGTCCTACGCTCATTCGAAGCCATCCCACGGATATCCTGCCACGGCATCGGCAGAGTACAACAAACCGTGCGAGCACAAGAAACCGTGCAGTTGTTCGGCCGAATCTTACGAAAAACCCGGATACGGATATACTAAGAAACCGGTCAGTGCTTCCGGTGAAACCGGAGGCTACCCCAAGCCCCTCAAGAGTGTCTACGGTGTGCATGGTCAGTCTTCGGCGGAGTCGGCCGACTACGGGACCAAGAAGGAGGGTCATGGGTTCACCTACAACGTGGCCTCCTCGGTGGAGAGCTACGGACCGCCGAAGCACGCCTATAAGCCACCCCAGAAGGTACCCTACCATCCCACCCAGAAACCAGAAGTTCCCTGCTACAAGAGCACCACCCCTGCACCTCATCCCACAGGCTACATCAAGGCGTGCCCCACTGCGCACCCGGTTCCTTGCACCGCGacccacgcaccaccaccaccaccaccgtcctaCCATCCGTACACCGAGTCTCCGCGTTATCCATCCCACCAGACTAGCCCGCCCTGCAAATACGCGCACCCGGTCTACAACCACAAGGACAATGCGCCAACCTACCCGACCACTTCGGTGCAACAAAAGTATcactacaacaacaaccatgGGTACTAG